The genomic window CCGCTCGGTCATGCAAGGCGTCGAGGTGATGGTTGCCACGCCAGGACGCCTGCTCGACATGGTTCAAGGCAACGCCCTGAAGCTTGGCCAGGTAGAATTTCTAGTGCTCGATGAAGCGGACCGCATGCTCGACATGGGCTTCATCAACGACATCCGCAAAATCGTCGCCAAATTACCGATCAAACGCCAGACTCTGTTCTTCTCGGCGACCATGCCGAAAGACATTGCCGATCTCGCGGAACAGATGCTCCGCGATCCGGCCCGGGTTTCAGTGACGCCGGTGTCATCCACCGCCGAGCGGATCGACCAGCGCATTATCCAGGTCGACCACACAGCCAAGCCGGCCATTCTGGCGCAACTCCTGAAAGACGAGCCGGTTAACAGGGCTTTGGTGTTCACACGCACCAAACACGGCGCCGACAAGGTGGTAAAAGGTCTCGCCAAGGTGGGCATCGCTGCGGAGGCAATTCACGGCAACAAGTCGCAGAACCATCGCGAACGCGTGCTGACAGCCTTCCGCTCCGGCGACATCCGCACGCTGGTGGCGACCGATATCGCCGCGCGCGGTATCGACGTTGACGGCATAACCCATGTGGTCAATTTCGATATTCCGAATGTTCCGGAAACATATGTCCATCGCATTGGACGGACAGCGCGCGCAGGCGCCGATGGCGTGGCCATCTCTCTCTGCGCCGGCGAGGAACACACTTACGTGCGCGACATTGAAAAACTGATCCGCATGAGCCTTCCGAAGGAAGATCGCCGTACGCCCGGCCAGCAACGCCCGGCGGCGGCCATCTCATCGCAGCATCGTTCCGCACGGCCAGCGGCAAACGGCCATGGACCTCGCGCGAACGACGCGGCACCCGGCTCACAGGGTCCAAGGCGGCGGCGCCGGCGTCCGGGGGCGGGTAATGCACCTCACGCCACCCGGCACGAAGCCAGCCGCCAGGAGACTTCCCGTCCATCACAGGGCGGCAACAACAAGGGCGAGGGAATTCAGGGCGTCGCGTTTCTGCACCGCGAAAATCGTCCTGCCCAAGCTCAGCGCAACCAGCGCCCACACCGTTCATAGTCAGATCAACTATCTAGAGGACTTGGAGACCCCTATGGCGAAAGAAGAGTTGATCCAGTTCGAAGGACTGGTCACGGAAATCCTCCCCGACGCACGTTATCGCGTCCAGCTTGATGCCGGACATGAGATCGTGGCTTACACAGCCGGTAAGATGAAGAAGAACCGCATCAAGACGCTGGCCGGAGACCGGGTCACGATCGAGATGTCGCCCTATGACCTGGAAAAAGGCCGCCTCATCTTCCGCCACAAGGACGAGCGTCCGAGCGGCGGACCTCCTCGCGGTGCACCTCCCCGCGGCGGTCAATTCCGGCGCCGTTAATAGACCGGCGCGCCATTCCCCCATCGCGCACGGCTGTTCCTTGCGCGATTCGGCTATTTCAGCCGCACTGGCGGATGATTAATATTTGGCGCACGTCAGGATTGTTTTGAAAGCATATCTCACGTAATATAGGGGCATCGATCTTCGGCCGGACGACACTCGCTATCCACCGGTACAGCCGGGTTAGCGCTCGACCTCTTCCAAATTTCGATCTCACCAGCCCATTTAACCGTGGGCTTCTACTATATCTATCTCGAGAAGGACTACCCCACGTGAGCATGGGAACAGTGAAGTGGTTTAACGCAACCAAAGGCTACGGCTTCATTCAGCCGGATGATGGCGGCAACGACGTGTTCGTTCACATCAGCGCTGTCGAGCGCGCCGGTCTTGGTACGCTGCGCGAAGGCCAGAAGATCAGCTACGAAATCGTTGCGGATCGCCGTTCGGGCAAGTCGTCGGCTGACAATCTCCGCGCCGCCGGCTAAGTGAAATTTCCGCGGCTCCGTTCGCGGAAACCAGAGCAAAAAACAAAAGGCCGTGCACACTGCACGGCCTTTTTCAATTTCGCTGTCGTGCCCGCTCTGAACCAACTATCAGCTGCAAGATGGCGCCGAAGGATCCCAGCGGACGTCGGCCGATTGACGGGGGCCAGAAAAGGTCTTCCTGTCCCAATGGAAGATTTCAGAGTTAAAATTCGACTTCCCATCAAACCCGATCAAGGGTTGATAGTCATAGTGCACCTCACTCATGATTAGATATTTGCCGTCCAGCGCAATCCCGCTGGGCACCGCCACAACGTTACCCTGCGAGTGAGGGGTCTTTCCTGGACTTGCTTTACTCCACACGATGGTCGCTTGATGCGTCGTGGGGTCGATATAAACTTCGGAAATCGTCGCCGTCAGGCTTGCAGCCGAATAGGGCGACATAATCGCGGTACCGACTTTCAAAGCATTCTTAATGTCACAGTCGCCGGCCGTGGTGGCCTGAGCAATCAAATCCGACATGGTGTGTGCGACCTGCGTCAGCTTTCGAGCGGCTGCAAATGCGCTGGTAAACTGCACCGTTCCAAACATCAATGCCAACAGCAGCGGAGCAACAAGCAGAAATTCGACGGCGGCTACGCCGTGCTGGTCTTTAAGAAAGCGCGCGCCGAGACGCGGCTCAGTTTCAGAACTCGTTGTCATCACTATCCCCCTGGCTCAACCCGGAACGCAGCCACTGCTGTGAGAAGGTTAAATCGATCGCTATCGTTGTTGCCTCCAGCAAGATTGGCGAGGCTGAATCCTCCAATACTGAGGAATATCGGCCATTTATAAAACGCGCGAACAATGACCGTGGAGCCTGGGGCCGGATTTGAATAGGAGAGATTTGTCTTCAGGTGCTTGCTCGAATCGATTGGGGCCGCAAGCGCGTCGTTAGGAATGGCGCTAAACTGCGAAAAAACGCCGACATCCACCTCCAAACTATTTTGACAATCGAATAAAAGCGCCACTTTTCCGCAAACCGCTTTTTTAAAATCGTCCGCTTTAAACCCTTGGGCTTGAGCCTGGTTCGTGAAAATCAATCGCGCGGCGTCCTGGGTCGCGGTTTCCAAAACCTGCCCTGCGAAAAACATCAGCGCAAATTCAAAAATCGCGAGCAGCATCAGAAAAAACGGAGCTGCGACCATGGCGAATTCGATCGCAGCAGATCCACTCTGGCTGCGGCGAAAGCGATGAAATATCTTGCTGATACCACCTGAAGAGATTGAGGGCATTTGACGATTCCGGAGTGAAGCAGCGTTGCTACCTCCGAGAATAAGCAACATTGATTGTCGAATGCTTTCGCTCGTTCAAGACAACGCGCAACGCCGCGTTATCGAGTCATTAACCACCAATGGCACGCGCGATCTCTGATTTAACCGCCGTCGCTCACCACTTTTTTCCGGCAGGTCGACTTGCAATCGTATATGGCACGTTCATCACCACGATAGACATTCACAAGATTCTCCGCTCCCTCCTCCTCAGGCTTCGCATTAGACGCGTTGGCGTCGACAAGGCTGCGTAAGGCTAGCGATAGAGTTCCACTCTGACGCGCCCTGGCCAACGCCTCTGATTGGCGTGGCTTGAGCTCCAAAGTCGCGGTCTTTCCGACAACGACCTTTTGTCCGTTCTTCTCTTCAACTGCCTGATCGATGGCGAGAACCCGGATATTGGTCAGAAGGGTCTCGGAAGTTATGGTTTCCTTTCCACCCTCGGCATTTCTCTGCCGACGGGTCAAAATGACGTCCACGCGGTCATTGGGAAGAATAAAGCCGCCAGCCCCCGTTTCCGGCGAGATCTCGGTCGAGACAGCCCGCATACCGCTTGGCAGGATGGCTGCCATGAAACCTGATCCATCGCCCTTAACGAGTTTGGTATCCCGAACCGGCTCTCCAGCAAGCATGGGCGAACGTACAATCGAACCGGTCAATTGGGTGACGGCATCACCCCGACTTTCACGATGAATAAAGCTCGCGCTTGCAGTGGCGGCAGGCCAGGACTGCCACTCCAGGTCTTCAGGCTTAATCGATTGACCCAATCCGATATCGGATTTGGCAACCAGCACATCTGTCGTCTTGATCTGGGGCGGGGGCGCTATCGTCACTTGCGCCGGCTTCGGAGCCGGGCCACTCGCCAAATACAAAGCCGCACCACCAGCAGCTACGGCAATGGCCAACACGACTACCTGCGCGGTCTTCATACGCTTTACTCTCTTACGCTACGCAACAGCCGCACCATGTGCCTGCCAATACGCGGCAAGTAGGGTGCCAGACATAGCAAATCTGACGTTAATTGATGAATGAACTGCAAACAGCGCGTTTCGTGGCCACCGGTACTTATCCAACCGAACTACGAACCTCTGCCTGATAAATGACAGCGGGTACTTCATCACGCCCGATAATTGCGACCAGTATAATTTTATATAAATTATCTGCGCTCATTAATTGCGCATTTACCGTCCGCAAGAAGAGCCAAATACCCCTGTCTTTCAGCAATCGAATTAACTGCGCTGCAATTCCTCCCTCGTACGTTCACGTCATGGTCACGGTGGTTTCCGCCCCGCAACGACCAAAGTTCGACAGCCACGTGTACATAGGGAGTCATAAATGACCAATCTCATTGCTCGCTTCGTTAAGGACGAGTCCGGTGCCACCGCGATTGAATACGGTTTGATTGCCGCCGGAATCGCATTGGCGATCATCACGATCGTGCAGACGATCGGCGGCCAGATTCTTGGTCGGTTTACTTCGCTCAGCACCGAGCTGGCCAAGACACCGACTGCGCAGTAATCGGAGACAACAACTGCGTACGAAAAGGCTTCGGTCCCCCGAAGCCTTTTTTTTTTGGGGAGCGTTCTCTCTATCGAACTGAGTCAATATGCGTATGAGTCAGGCCGCCTCAAAACAGCAGCCAAAGCCCGGGCCAGCAACGCGTGAGCTCCAGCCAACTGTCCTTGTGTGCGCGACGCTCATTCTCGCGTCATTACTGGTTTTGTTTCGGATCGCGAGCATCTTGTGAAAGCTGTTTCGCGATTGTTCATATCCGTACTTTACGATGCAGGACTTGTTGAACAGAAACTGAAGCCCAGTCCATGATACTCGACATTGCACGTCTCTTTCTGTTCCCGGCCTTGATCGCGTTCGCTGCGGCGAGCGACCTCCTGACGATGACCATTTCGAATCGAGTGTCCTTGTTTCTGATTGCGGGCTTTTGCGCGATGGCAGGATTAAGCGGGATGCCGCTCCATGACGTCGGGATGCACGTTGGAGCGGGTTTTGCCGTGCTAGCCCTCGCATTTGCCTGCTTCGCCTTTGGATGGATTGGAGGCGGCGATGCGAAAATCGCGGCCTGCGTGGGGCTTTGGTTCGGCTTCCCGCACCTGCTGAACTATTTCGTCTATGCTTCGCTATTCGGCGGCGCGTTGACACTTTTGCTGCTTGAGTTCCGGAAATGGCCTCTTCCCTATGCGCTCGGCTCACAGGAGTGGCTACTGCGGCTCCACGGCAAGGATAGCGGCATTCCCTACGGCATCGCGCTCGCCATGGGCGCCTTGATGATCTATCCGGAAACGGAATGGATGAAAGCAATTGATCTTGCTTGGCTCCTCGGTCACTAGTGTGGCTGTTCAAAAGTCCGCATCATTCGTGCGGCGAGTCTGGAACGCGGACTTCTGAACCAAAGCCACACTAGATTAATAACTTGCTAGTGTTCTTCGATTCCGAAGTTCGCAAACGAAGGTGCCGCGCAACGATGCGAACCTCGGAATCGAGACACTAGTGGGCCGGAAACATCTCGTTAACTCGGTTTAGATACGCCTCATTAACCATGCTTTGACCTTTAACTGGTCAAATCCCATTACGGCGGCGGGTCCGTCGCGGCGTGATGTGGAAAGTTAATGCGTATGAAAACCGCGGGGAATGTCGTTCCGTCCACTGCTGTCGGTGCCGGCGGCATGAGTGCCTCGGTAACGAACGCACTTGGCTTCGCTAGCGCTATTCAGCCGGACAGACAGTCCTGCACCGGCACCACCATCAATCAGACAATTACTGTGAACGACAACACCGTGCTCGATCGCACCAATGCCACGAGCTGTGGCCCTTTATTCGAGAACGCAAAAGCGATCGAGAGGATCAGCAATATGAAGCGAGAGGGACATCGGGCACCTGTGCGGACCTTCTTGATGCGCACCCTGTCATTTGCGGCTGCGTCCGCGCTGATCCTGAATCATGCGATATCGCCGGTGATTGCAAGCGATTATCGCGCCTCGCCAGCAGCTACCGAGATATCATCAGGCGGCCAGTTGAACGCTAAATTCCTCGCGCTCGGTATTGGTAAATCCGTGGTCGTCGATCTTCCGCGCGACGTCAAGGACGTGCTGGTGGCAGATCCCAAGATCGCCAATGCGGTCGTACGCTCGGCGCAACGCGCCTACATTATCGGCGCGGCGGTAGGACAAACCAATATTATCTTTTTCGACTCTACGGGCCAACAGATCGCGGCCTACGACATTGCGGTCACTCGCGATCTCAATGGCGTGCGGGCCGCACTCAAGCAAACTCTGCCGTATGCTGACGTCAGAATCGAAGGCGTCGGGGACGGCGTAGTGCTAACGGGCTCGGTCTCGAATCCGGCTGAAGCTCAGCAAGCGCAGGAATTAGCGGCACGCCTCGCCGGCGGTGCAGATAAAGTCTACAACAATATCGCCGTGCGTGGACGCGATCAGGTCATGCTGAAAGTGACCGTAGCGGAGATGCAGCGTAGCATCATCAAGCAGCTCGGCGTCGACCTCAGTGCACAAATGAACTACGGCACGGCCGTAGTAGACTTCAACAACGTCGCGCCGTTTACTGCGCTCGGGCGCCCTCTTACGAACGGTTCTGTAACTGGCAATTTCGGCACGACGATAACCCCCAAGGGCGCCGTTCCGTCGGTAACCGCGACAGTGCGTGCGATGGAAAACGCCGGGGTCGTTCGCACGCTCGCCGAACCCAATTTGACTGCGATCTCGGGTGAATCAGCCACCTTCATCGCAGGCGGCGAATTTCCGATTCCGAGTGGCGTGACTTGTCAGAACGGCGGCGCCGGACCTTGCCAGCCATCGATCACGTTCAAGAAGTTCGGTATCTCGCTGAATTTCACCCCTGTTGTACTGACAGAGGGGCGGATCAGTCTCCGCGTCATGACCGAGGTGTCCGAAATCGCAAATGATAATTCAATTTCGATTAGCGGCTTCTCAATTCCATCTATCAAAACCCGCCGCGCCGAAACGACACTCGAAATTCCGTCAGGGGGATCGATGGCCATGGCGGGATTGATTCAGGATCAAACCAAGCAGGCGATGAGCGGTCTTCCCGGCCTCGCCCAGGTCCCGGTCCTCGGCGCCCTGTTCAAAAGCAGGGACTTCATCAACAACCAGACCGAGTTGATGGTGATCGTGACCCCCTATGTCGTTCGTGCGGTCGCACAAAAAGATCTGTCGCGCCCCGACGACGGCTTCGCTGAATCATCCGACCCCCAAGCGGATTTTCTTGGCACCGTCAGCCGCATCTATGGCGTTCCCAATCGAAACCCGCAGGGACGTTCTTACCGCGGCACTTACGGCTTTATCACCGACTGAGATGGGACAAGGACAAGTAGAATGAACGCGCGAGTACCCAATCTCAAACGTAGCCTCGGTATCGGAGGGGCTTTATTGGCAGTTGCTGCCGCGTTAGGAGGTTGCAAACATACTGACGGGGATATCGTCACCGGCAGTGTGCCGAACGACTATCGCCAGCGGCATCCAATCGTGATTCAGGAAGCCAGTCGCACGACCGAAGTCTTCGTCGGCCAGGGGCGCGGCGGCCTTACCGCAGCGCAGCGCGCCGATATCATGGGGCTCGCGCAGACATGGCTACGCGAAGGAACTGGCAGCATCATCATCGACATGCCGGTCGGCGCACCAAACGCGCGCACAGCAACCGACTCACTTCACGAGATCAAAGCTATTTTCAGCGCTGCCGGAATTCCCTCGCGCGGCATTACCGTACGTAACTATCGTCCAACGGACCCTCGCTTGTTTGCAACTATCCGCGTCAGCTATCCCCGGATCATGGCCGACGCGGGACCGTGCGGACTTTGGCCTGAGGACATTGGTCCATCGATAAAGAACAAGGGCTACTTCGAAAACCGTCCGTATCATAATTTTGGCTGCGCAACGCAGCGCAATCTCGCCGCGATGGTCGACAATCCATCAGACTTGGTTCAGCCTCGCGCCGAAACTCCGGCAATGACATCACGTCGAAATGTCGCATTCGAGAAGTATCGCAAGGGTGCACCGACGACGACCGAGTATCCCGAGGCGGAAAGAGCCAAACTCAGTGATGTAGGCAAATGATCAGTTACGCACGTCAAGATCAAGAAGACCAGACAGTCACGCCCGCAGCCGAAGAACACATCGCGCCTGCGCCGCGTGTGTCGGTACAGGCGTTTTGCGAAACGGTCGAAACAGCGGCAGCTGTGCAGGCGGCCGGCGAAGATCGTCGGCTGGATAAGGCGCATCTCAAAATACAGATGGGCGGCATGACCGCCGCCATCGAGGCCTATCGCACGGCGCCGACGCCAAACGTCATCGTGCTCGAGACTGATGGCCGCGCCGACATCCTCGGCGGCCTCGATCAACTCGCAGCCGTGTGTGACGCCGGCACTCGCGTGATCGTCATCGGGCGCGTCAACGACGTGTTGCTGTACCGAGAACTCGTAAGACGCGGGGTCAGCGACTATGTGATTGCTCCGGTTGCGCCACTCGATGTCGTGCGTTCCATTTGTGGCCTGTTTTCAGTTCCAGAAGCCAAGGCTGTAGGCCGCATCATCGCGATCGTCGGTGCCAAGGGCGGCGTGGGCGCTTCCACTGTGGCACACAATGTCGCCTGGGCAATCGCACGTGATCTTGCATTGGATTCCGTGGTGGCCGACCTCGATCTGGCGTTCGGCACTGCGGGGCTCGACTACAACCAGGACCCCCCTCAAGGGATTGCCGACGCTGTCTTTTCTCCAGATCGCATTGACACGGCTTTTATCGATCGCCTGCTTTCGAAGTGCACCGATCACCTCAGTTTGCTAGCTGCTCCAGCAACGCTCGAGCGGGTCTACGATTTTGGCACCGAAGCCTTCGATGCGATTTTCGACACGCTGCGCACAACGATGCCTTGCATCGTCCTTGACGTTCCGCATCAATGGTCCGGTTGGACCAAGCGTGCCCTCGTCGGAGCCGACGATATCCTCATCGTCGCAACTCCGGATCTCGCCAATCTCCGCAATACAAAAAATATATTCGACATGCTCAAGGCTGCCCGTCCTAACGACCGGCCGCCCCTCTACTGCCTGAATCAGACAGGCGTGCCAAAGCGACCGGAGATCGGTATCGGCGAATTCGCCAAGGCCATCGAGAGCCAACCGATTGTCACCATCCCATTCGAGCCGCAGATTTTTGGCTCAGCGGCCAACAATGGACAGATGATCGCTGAAATCGCGGCTAACCACCGTGTGACCGAGATGTTTTTGCAGATTGCTCAACGTCTAACAGGTCGGGCCGAAACCAAAAAGCAGCGCAATTCGTTCCTTTCACCTTTGCTCGGAAAACTTCGAGGCAAGTAAGCTTACGCGTGGAGTTTTATCGTGTTTGGTAAGCGTAGCGGACCAGAAACCGATTTCGGGGCCAGGGCTCCCAGCCGTGGCCCCGAACCCGCTCACGTGCCCTCCTTAGCTCCCAATGCACAGCGTGCCTCCTCTCCAAGCGTGGCTTCGCCACCGTTGGCTCCGGCAAGGGCGCCTGCACCACCCCCTGTCGTCGAGGCCCGGCGATCAGATACCTATTATCAAGTCAAGGCGACGATCTTCGGCGCGCTGATCGAGGCCATTGATCTTACACAACTCGCGAAGCTCGATGCTGAATCAGCGCGCGAAGAGATTCGCGACATCGTCAACGAAATCATCGCGATTAAAAACATCGTAATGTCGATTGCCGAGCAAGAGGAATTGCTCGACGACATCTGCAACGATGTTCTCGGTTACGGCCCGCTTGAGCCCTTGCTGTCGCGTGACGATATCTCCGACATCATGGTGAATGGTGCTGGCACGGTGTACATTGAAGTCGCCGGCAAAATCCAGAAAACCAACATTCGGTTCCGCGACAACCAGCAGCTTCTCAATATCTGTCAGCGCATTGTGAGCCAAGTCGGCCGGCGCGTCGATGAATCCTCTCCGATCTGCGACGCCCGTCTCGCCGATGGCTCGCGTGTCAACGCCATCGTCCCGCCGCTTGCGATCGATGGTCCAGCACTTACGATTCGCAAATTCAAAAAGGACAAGCTGACGCTGGATCAGCTCGTCAAATTTGGCGCCATTTCACCCGAAGGCGCGCAAATCCTGCAGATTATCGGTCGTTGCCGCGCCAATGTGCTGATCTCCGGAGGTACGGGCTCCGGAAAGACAACACTCTTGAATTGCTTGACGAACTATATCGAAAACGACGAGCGCATCATCACCTGCGAAGACGCTGCCGAACTTCAATTGCAGCAGCCTCACGTCGTCCGGCTCGAAACCCGGCCGCCGAACATCGAGGGTGAGGGTCAAGTTACGATGCGGGATCTGGTTCGCAACTGTCTGCGTATGCGACCTGAGCGTATCATCGTTGGCGAAGTTCGCGGACCCGAAGCGTTTGATCTGCTGCAAGCCATGAATACCGGCCACGACGGATCGATGGGCACGCTGCACGCCAACAACCCGCGCGAGGCATTATCACGTGCGGAGTCCATGATTACCATGGGTGGATTCGCGCTGCCCTCACGCACCATTCGAGAGATGATTTGCGCCTCCATCGATATTGTGGTGCAGGCCGCTCGCCTGCGCGATGGCTCGCGCCGAATTACGCACATCACCGAGGTGATGGGCATGGAAGGTGACACAATCATTACGCAAGATATCTTCGTCTACGACATCACCGGCGAAGATCTCAATGGAAATATTCTTGGCCGGCATCGATCGACCGGTATTGGACGTCCACGTTTTTGGGATCGCGCACGCTACTATAACGAGGAGAAGCGCCTCGCAGCCGCCCTTGACGCGGCTGAAGTGGCCGGCGCGGATATCTAGGACGAGCCCCAATGAACATGCAAGCGATTGCGCTGGCCTTCCTGAGCTCCGTCACGATTGGTGGATTGGCGTGGGTCTTTCTTTATCCGCTGCTCAGCGGCGAGAAGAAGGTCGAACAGCGACGAGCAGCATTTTCTCGCCACGACTCCAGCCCTCGCAGCGAGGAACGCACGTTGCGCTCTCGTCGCGCGCAAGTCGAAGAATCAATGAAAGAGGTCGAGCAGCGGCTGAAGCAGAACCAGAAAGTTTCGCTGTCGATGCGCATTGCACAGGCCGGCCTGGGCATATCGAACCAGCAATTCATTATTTTCTCAGTCATTCTCGGTGGAGTGACGCTACTCCTAACGTATATGAGCGGCATGGCTCCTCTTGCCGCTGCCGGCTTCGCCTTAGCCGCCGGTTTCGGACTGCCGCGCTGGATCCTCAATTACCTCAAGAAGCGAAGAGAGGCCAAATTTCTAGATGCCCTGCCCGATGCGGTCGACGTCATCGTCCGCGGCATCAAGGCCGGGCTGCCCTTGTTCGATTCCATCAAAGTTGTCGCTGCCGACTCCCCGGAACCACTCCGAAGCGAATTCAACGCAATTATCGAAACGCAGACAATCGGAATGCCGCTTGGCGAAGCATGCCAACGACTATACGAGCGAATGCCGCTGCCCGAAGCCAACTTCTTTGGAATCGTTATCGCTATTCAGACGAAAACCGGCGGCAACCTGTCGGAAGCACTCGCCAACCTCTCGAGGGTCCTTCGTGATCGAAAGAAAATGAAGGGAAAGATCCAAGCAATGTCGATGGAAGCGAAAGCCTCCGCAGCTATTATTGGCTCACTTCCACCCCTCGTTATGCTCATGGTCTACATACTGACCCCTGAGTACATCTCGCTGCTCTGGACCCATCCCACAGGGCGGTTCATGCTTGCGGGCTGTGCCCTGTGGATGTCGACGGGCATCTTTGTGATGAAAAAGATGATCAACTTTGATTTCTGATGGGGTCTCATGCTCGATCTTCTGATCGCCAAACTTCACGACGCCAGATTCATGACAATGCTCCTGTCGGCGATCGCCGTCAGCGCAACAGTATGGGCATTGTTATCACCTATGTTTGCCGGTGACGTGTTGCAAAAACGCATGAAAGCTGTTGCAAGCGAGCGTGAACGCATGCGTCAGCGCGAACGTGATCGACTGACCCGCTCCGAAAAGGTGACGCTGCGTCAAACACCCAAGCAACTCGTTCAAAGGGTAGTGGAAGACTTCAACCTCGGCAAATGGCTTGCCCAGGAAGAAGCCCGAGAAAAACTCGTGATGGCAGGATATCGCGGTCAGGCGCCATACACGACGTTTCTTTTCTTTCGTCTCGTTATGCCGCTCGCGTTTCTGCTTTTTGGAATTGTGTATGTCTTTTTGATTTGGGATGTAAAGCAGCCTGCACCTATAAAGATCGCGATGTGCATTGGTGCAGCGTGGCTGGGCATGCAAGCGCCCATGCTGTTCTTGAAGAACGCAATCAGTAAGAGGCAGTTGTCGATCCGTCGGGCATTTCCCGATGCTCTCGACCTGCTGCTGATCTGCGTCGAGTCCGGCATGTCAATCGAGGCAGCATTCCGGAAGGTATCTCAGGAAATCGGAAGCCAATCGATCCCGCTTGCTGAAGAATTCACGCTGACCAATGCCGAATTGTCCTATCTGCAGGACCGTAAGATAGCTTACGAGAACCTGGCCAAGCGAACCGGCTTAGAAGGTGTCAAGTCAGTGTGCTTGGCTCTCCAGCAATCCGAGCGGTATGGTACACCACTTGGTCATTCGCTGCGGGTGATGGCACAGGAAAACCGCGACATGCGCATGAACGAGGCCGAGAAGAAGGCTGCTGCCCTTCCACCAAAGCTGACCGTTCCGATGATCGTGTTCTTTCTGCCGGTCCTGTTTGTGGTCATCCTCGGCCCGACCGGGATCAGGGTCGCCCAATACCTGAAGTGACCTTAGACGCGGTCGCGGGCACCCGGGTTCGTGCAATCTCGCTGAGTTCTTTGAGGAAGTCTTTCAGCTTCGGCTGATTCCGGCGGCCGATGTGGTCTGTTGACCACGAGAACCATCGCGGCTGAGCATTTGCTTGAGATAGGCAACATTGGCCTCCGCCTGGTCAGGCGGCAGATCAGCCTTCGCGATAGACTCAGCTTCGCTGAAGCGTCCCTGCAGTCCCACGACAAGAGCCAGATTCTGGCGGACGCGTGAATCGCTCGTGCCCCGACCATATGCCCTGCGCAGAACCGACTCTGCCCGGGGCAAATCTTTGGACAGGACGTAGGAGAGACCGAGATTTGAAAGAACGGAGGGTTCTTCCGGCGAAATCTTCAAGGCGCTCGCATAGTAGCGGCGTGCTTCGTCATGCTTGCCGAGTTGATCGAGTGCCGTTCCCTGCACGGACAGAATACGCCAATCCGGGTTCGCCGGTGAGTGGGCCCGCGTGAGAACATCAAATCCCAGCTGAAAATTTCCGTTGTCAACCAGAGCCCGGCCATAAGCCGCGAGCAGAGGCTTGTTGCCGGGGTTGGCCATCGTCGCCTGTTCCAGCACAGCAACGGCTTGCGAACGCTGCCCGTTTAGACGTAACGCTTGGCCGTATTGGACCGCGGCATCAGCATTGCGAGTGTTCGCGCGATAACGTTCACCAAGTGCGTCGATCTCGGTGCGCGGAAGGGAGCCTGGCGTGACCTCTGCCCTTGCGTTAATCGAACCAGTCACCTCGGGTGATCGCATGGTCTGGCAGCCGCCAAGCCCGATGGCCAGGATCGCGACGGCCGCAGCCGAGCCGAGGTACTGGGTCAGATGGAGTGAA from Nitrobacteraceae bacterium AZCC 1564 includes these protein-coding regions:
- a CDS encoding pilus assembly protein CpaD (product_source=KO:K02281; cog=COG5461; ko=KO:K02281; pfam=PF09476; tigrfam=TIGR02522), giving the protein MNARVPNLKRSLGIGGALLAVAAALGGCKHTDGDIVTGSVPNDYRQRHPIVIQEASRTTEVFVGQGRGGLTAAQRADIMGLAQTWLREGTGSIIIDMPVGAPNARTATDSLHEIKAIFSAAGIPSRGITVRNYRPTDPRLFATIRVSYPRIMADAGPCGLWPEDIGPSIKNKGYFENRPYHNFGCATQRNLAAMVDNPSDLVQPRAETPAMTSRRNVAFEKYRKGAPTTTEYPEAERAKLSDVGK
- a CDS encoding pilus assembly protein CpaE (product_source=KO:K02282; cath_funfam=3.40.50.300; cog=COG4963; ko=KO:K02282; pfam=PF13614; superfamily=52172,52540) produces the protein MISYARQDQEDQTVTPAAEEHIAPAPRVSVQAFCETVETAAAVQAAGEDRRLDKAHLKIQMGGMTAAIEAYRTAPTPNVIVLETDGRADILGGLDQLAAVCDAGTRVIVIGRVNDVLLYRELVRRGVSDYVIAPVAPLDVVRSICGLFSVPEAKAVGRIIAIVGAKGGVGASTVAHNVAWAIARDLALDSVVADLDLAFGTAGLDYNQDPPQGIADAVFSPDRIDTAFIDRLLSKCTDHLSLLAAPATLERVYDFGTEAFDAIFDTLRTTMPCIVLDVPHQWSGWTKRALVGADDILIVATPDLANLRNTKNIFDMLKAARPNDRPPLYCLNQTGVPKRPEIGIGEFAKAIESQPIVTIPFEPQIFGSAANNGQMIAEIAANHRVTEMFLQIAQRLTGRAETKKQRNSFLSPLLGKLRGK
- a CDS encoding pilus assembly protein CpaF (product_source=KO:K02283; cath_funfam=3.40.50.300; cog=COG4962; ko=KO:K02283; pfam=PF00437; smart=SM00382; superfamily=52540), producing the protein MFGKRSGPETDFGARAPSRGPEPAHVPSLAPNAQRASSPSVASPPLAPARAPAPPPVVEARRSDTYYQVKATIFGALIEAIDLTQLAKLDAESAREEIRDIVNEIIAIKNIVMSIAEQEELLDDICNDVLGYGPLEPLLSRDDISDIMVNGAGTVYIEVAGKIQKTNIRFRDNQQLLNICQRIVSQVGRRVDESSPICDARLADGSRVNAIVPPLAIDGPALTIRKFKKDKLTLDQLVKFGAISPEGAQILQIIGRCRANVLISGGTGSGKTTLLNCLTNYIENDERIITCEDAAELQLQQPHVVRLETRPPNIEGEGQVTMRDLVRNCLRMRPERIIVGEVRGPEAFDLLQAMNTGHDGSMGTLHANNPREALSRAESMITMGGFALPSRTIREMICASIDIVVQAARLRDGSRRITHITEVMGMEGDTIITQDIFVYDITGEDLNGNILGRHRSTGIGRPRFWDRARYYNEEKRLAAALDAAEVAGADI
- a CDS encoding tight adherence protein B (product_source=KO:K12510; cath_funfam=3.30.70.240; cog=COG4965; ko=KO:K12510; pfam=PF00482; transmembrane_helix_parts=Outside_1_4,TMhelix_5_27,Inside_28_89,TMhelix_90_112,Outside_113_115,TMhelix_116_138,Inside_139_264,TMhelix_265_284,Outside_285_298,TMhelix_299_316,Inside_317_324); amino-acid sequence: MNMQAIALAFLSSVTIGGLAWVFLYPLLSGEKKVEQRRAAFSRHDSSPRSEERTLRSRRAQVEESMKEVEQRLKQNQKVSLSMRIAQAGLGISNQQFIIFSVILGGVTLLLTYMSGMAPLAAAGFALAAGFGLPRWILNYLKKRREAKFLDALPDAVDVIVRGIKAGLPLFDSIKVVAADSPEPLRSEFNAIIETQTIGMPLGEACQRLYERMPLPEANFFGIVIAIQTKTGGNLSEALANLSRVLRDRKKMKGKIQAMSMEAKASAAIIGSLPPLVMLMVYILTPEYISLLWTHPTGRFMLAGCALWMSTGIFVMKKMINFDF